Sequence from the Nocardia brasiliensis genome:
CACCGTTGAGGATGTTCATCATCGGCACCGGGAGCACATGCGCGTTCGGGCCACCGAGGTAGCGGAACAGCTCCAGCCCCGAGGACTCGGCGGCGGCACGGGCCACCGCGAGCGAGACCCCGAGCAGCGCGTTCGCGCCGAGGCGGGACTTGTCCGGGGTGCCGTCCAGGTCCAGCAGGACCTGATCCACGGTGCGCTGCTCGACCGCGTCCAAGCCGATCACCGCGGGCGCGATCTCGTCGAGCACACCCTCGACGGCCTTGCGCACGCCCTTGCCGCCGTAGCGATCGCCGCCGTCACGCAGCTCTACGGCCTCGTGCTCGCCGGTGGACGCGCCGGAGGGGACCGCCGCCCTGGTCAAGGTGCCGTCGTCGAGGGCGATCTCGACCTCGACAGTGGGGTTTCCGCGAGAATCGAGGATCTCACGAGCTCCGACCTGTTCGATGATGGCCACGAAAACGACACTCCTTCGGCTGCAGGCACGGTAGGTCTCACGGGAATTGCCGTGCGCTGCGAGCCTAGCGCCCAGCGCGCGGGGCGGGTAACCGGCACTCCGATGGGCGAGGTCACACCCGTCGGCCGACGCTGTAGGCCGCGGCCCGGTCGCGCACGGTGTGCAGATAGCTGGTGGACTGGTTGTAGGTGAGCAGCGCCTGCTGCCAGCCGTGCTCGGAGGTGAGATCGCCGCCGCTGACGCAGAGATAGCGGGCAGCGGTGAGCGCCGCGTCGTCGATGTTCTGCGGGTCGGCCACCCCGTCGCCGTTGGCGTCGACACCCCAGCGCTGCCAGGTCTCCGGGATGAACTGCAGCGGGCCGATCGCGCGATCGAACTCCGGATCACCGTCCATCTTGCCGCCGTCGGTGTCCTTGACCAGGGCGACACCGGGTTTGCCGTCCAGCGGGATGCCGATGATCGGCGGCCGCACCACGCCATCGGCGTCGATGTGCGAACCGCGATAGGTGCCGTGCTTGCTCTCCACGCTCGCGATGCCTGCCAGTGTGGTCCAGGCGATGCCGCACTCCGGCTTCGACCGCGCGAGCACCGCCGCCGCGTAACCGTAGGCCTCCAGCGCGACCGGCGGAATCGACATCCGGTCGGCCTGGTCCTCGGCCCACCCGCGCAATTGCAGTGCGGTGCGGCCGGGACCGTCGAGATCGATCACGGGTAGCGGGGTGCCGGGGCCGGGCGGGATGCCCTCGGGGATCGGGGGGAGATCACGATCGATCCCACAACCGGCGAGCACGAGGGTCACCATGGCGGCGACCACAGCGCCGGTTTTCTTCAGGAGCACCCCATCCATCATCCAGATCCGGCCGCGCAAGTCGAGGAATTGCCTGGTCGTCACGCTTCGGCACGGATACCTCCGTGCGTTGCGCACGCAAGCCGCTCAGCGCAGCAGGTCTCGTGTCGCGGGATGGTCCGGCGCGGCCAGGACGATGTCCGTCGCGCCGGACTCGACGATTCGCCCGTGGTCGAGCACCACCAGGCGCGGGCAGTGCGCGGCGACCAAGGCCATGTCGTGGCTGATGACCAGGAGCCCCATGGCGCGCTCGGCACGGAGGCGATCCAGCAGCGCCATGAGCGAGGCCGCGGTCGCGTGATCCAGCGCCGAGGTGACCTCGTCACAGATCAGCACCGCGGGCTCGGCCGCAAGGGCGCGGGCGACCGCGACACGTTGGCGCTGGCCACCGGAGAGCTGATGGGGGTAGCGACTCGCCAGTTCCGGCGCCAATTCCACCGCGGCCAGCAATACCGTGACATGCTGTGCCACCTGACGTCTCGGCACACCGCCGATGCGGCGCAGCGGCCTGCCCAGGGTCTGCGCGACCGTGCGCCGCGGATTCAGCGCCGAGCGCGGATTCTGGGTCACGAGCTGAATACCCTTGCTACCAAGTGATTTGCGCGCGCCCTGCGCGAGCGGCAGCGCCGCACCGCGCAGCTCGAGCGTCCCCGTCGCGCTACGGTGCAGCCCCGCGATCACCCGCGCCAGCGTGGTCTTCCCGGCGCCCGAGGCCCCCACCACGGCGAGCGCCGACCCGGCCGCCAACTCCACCTCGATCCCCGCCAGCACCTCCCGCCCCGCTATCGAGGCCGCGATCCCGTTGCCACGCAGCAACAACGGTGTGCCCTCCGGCTGCTCGTGTTCCGGCAGAGCGCCCGCGCGGACCTCGACCAGAGCACCCGCACCCGGCGAATGATCCTCGGCGACAACATGTTCGGGGCCATCGCTGATCACGTCGACCGGCGCTTGCTTCGGCCCCGCGTACCCGATCTGTTCCGCAGCGCCGCCGGCGCGCTGCTCGGCACTACGTCCCGGCGGTTCGGCCTCGGTGTCCGCGGCCGCGGCGTCGCCACCGCCCAAAGCGCGCCGGGCAAAGGCGTCCTCGAGGTCGGTGACCGCCGACGCATTCGCGAGATCGCCATCGGCAAGGTCGTCCGCGGCCTGGCCGACGGTTGTTCGGGCAGGGAGCAGGGGTGCGACGGTGAAGGTGCCGAGTTCGATCGATTGGTCGGCTATCGCGTGAATGGTGGCGGTGTCGTGGCCGGAGAGGAGGATGGCGGTGCGATGGGTGGTGGCGACCTCGGTCAGTAGGCGGGCGATGTCGGTGCGCAGGGCTCCGTGCAGGCCGGCGAGCGGTTCGTCGAGGACGAGCACGCCGGTGCGGCGGATCAGGGCGCGGGCCAGTGCGATTCGGCGCTGTTGGCCGCCGGAGAGCTCGGCGGGCCTGCGGCGCAGGTGGGCCGCCGACAGGCCGACCAGTTCCAGCGTTTGGACAAGGGTGTCCCTGGTGGCGTGCGCGGCCACCTCGCGCAGCAGGGCGTGCACGCGCATCAGCGGATTGAGCGCGGAGCCCGGATCCTGGCCGACGTAGGCCACGTGCGTCCGCCGGAACCGTTGCAGCGCGGCGTTGTCCAACGCGAACACGTCATGATCGGCGACGACCACCGAGCCCGACCGGGTGGCGCCGCGCGGCAGATCGCCGAGCAGCGCCCGCATCAAGGTGGTCTTTCCGGCACCGGACGGCCCGGTCAGCGCCGTGACGGTGCCCGCAGCGATACGAAAATCAAGCGGCCCGAACAACTCCTGCCCGTTCGAACCCCGCACCGCAAGGGCGTCGACCACCACCGGCGGACGCCGCACCGCGGTCGGTTCCGCCGACACCACCACCGCGTTACCGTGCCGCGCTTCGACGTTCATGCGTCCTGCCCCTTACCGAAGGCCGACACGGCCAGGTTGACGCTCACCGCGACGATCGCGATCGCGAGGCTCGGCGCGAGCACGGACCAGGGATTCAGCAGCATGCCGCCGGCGTTCTCGCGCACCATCACCGACCAGTTGCTCGCGCCGAGGGTGGTGGGCAGCTGCAGGAACGAGGCGGTGCTGACGAGGTAGACGGCCTCGACGAAGCGCAGCCCGAGCTGCGCGGCGAGCACCTCGCGCAGGTTCGGCACGACCTCACGGAACACCAAGTGCCACAGCGTCTCCCCGCTGGCCCGCGCGGCCTCGACATAGCCGGACGCGGCGACACCGGCGGCCGCGGCGGCGAAAACCCGTGCGCAGTAGGGGGTGCCGAACAGCAGCGCGACGACGAGCAGCCCGTAGGCGCCCGCGTCCGGCCACGAGGTCAATACGAGCAGGATGCCGAGCACAGCGGGCAGCAGCATGACGAAATCGGTGGCGCGTTCGATCAGCGTGCCGATCCGGGGGCGCAGGGCGGCCACCGTGCCGAGCACGCACGACAATCCGGTCACGGCGACCGCGATCACGGTGGCGAGCAGCAGCAGACCCCAACCGCCGTACAGCAATTGGCTCAGCACATCGCGGCCGATCCGATCGGTGCCGAGCCAGGCGTCGGCGCTCGGATCGCCGAACGGGATGCCCACGGGAGCCTGCGCGGCGTGCGGCGCGAAGCTCGGTCCCAGCACCGCGAGCACCGACACCAGCACCGCGGGCAGCACGGCGAGCAACCGCGGCAGGTTCACCCGGCGCGGGCGCGTGGCGACCGGTTCGGCGGCTCGGTCGCCGGAAATGTTCGCCGCGATCGTCCTTTTCATCGACTCCCCCGCAACGACCAGGCGCGGATCGCGTCGGCGACCGCGAGCACGCACATGATGACCACCCCGGACAACGCGACCACCGCGGCCACCACCGACACATCGCGGTCGGCGACCGAGCCGGCCAGCACGGCGCCGAGGCCCGGATAGTTGAAAATGGTCTCGACCACGAGCGCACCGCCGAGCACCATGCCGACGGTGGTCGCGAAGCTCGCCACGATCGTCGGCAGGGCGAACGGCAGTACATGCCGCAGCAGCACCGCTCTGGTGCCGATCCCGTCCAGCACAGCACTTTCCACGTGCGGTGCGCGCGCCGCGTCGACCAGCGCGGCCCGCACCACCCTGGTGTTCCAGCCGATCTGGGGAATGGCCAGCGCGAGCACCGGCAGCACCAGCATGTCGGCCCGCACCGGAAACCCGGAGCGCCCGGTGACGGTCACCGCGGGCAGCCAGCCGAGGGCCAGCGCGAAGAGCAGGATCAACAGTGTCGCCAGGACGAATTCCGGTATCGCGGCGGCGATGGTTGTCGCCGGTTGCAGTGACCGCGCACCGGCGCGGCGCAACAGCGCTGCACCGCGCCGCGACACGCCCGGCCCGTGCTTCGACCCGGCCGCCCTCGACCGCAACGGATTGCGCGCCGCCTCCTGCCGCACCGCCCACCACGCGCCGAGCAGCAGCGACACCACCACCGTCACCGCCAGCGCGAGTCCGCCGAGCAGCAGCGTCGGCGGGAACTTGTCGGCGAGTAACTCGTTGATCGAGCGCCCGCGCGCGGTGTGCCCGAAGTCGCCGGTCGCCACGCCCGCGATCCAGTCCCAGAAGCGTTGCGGCAGCGGCCGATCCAGGCCGAGCTCGTGTTCCTTCGCCGCGATCCGCTCCGGTGTCGCTTCCCGCCCGAGCACCGCGCGCGCCGTGTTGCCCGGCAGTAGGTCGACGACCACGAAAACCGTTGCGAGCAGCGCGATCAGCAGCACGACCCGGCGCGCGAACAGGCGGGCGAACAGGCTGGCGAACGCCATCACCCGGCCAACCAGGCCCGTTCCAGCTGCACCCGGGCGAAGCCGCCGAGCGTCGGCAGACCGTTGACCCGGGCGGCGGCGATATCGATGCCGTCGGCCATACCCCAGACCAGGTAGCCGCCACGATCGTGCTCGATCTGCTGGAGTTCCCGGCAGGCCTGGGTGTATTCCGAGTCACTCGGCGCGGAAAGGGCTTTCGCGGTGGCGGCGTCGAACGCGGCGTCCTTGAAGTCGGTCTCGTTGCGATTGGAACCGCTGGACATCAACTGCTTGGCGAAGAACAACGCCGAGTCGTTGGTGCCCCAGGAAACGGTGTACAGCGGCGCCTTCAGCCAGGTCTGGTCGTAGAAGGCGTTGGACTCCTGCGTGACCACGTCGAGGCGCACGCCGATCTCGGCCAGCTGGGTCGCGATGACCTTCGCCGACTCGACCTCGCCGGGCGCCTCCGCCTTGGTCACCAGCGGATAGGTGCGCCCGGTGTCGAACGCGGCCTCCCGCAGCAGGGTCTTCGCCCGTTCGAGGTCGCGCCCGCGCTGCGCGATGGACCTGTCGTAGACCGGGTCGGCGGTGCCGAGAATGTCGTTGGCCACCGTGCCGTACCCCGAGTGCACCTGCGACACCAGAGCGTCGCGGTCCACCCCGAGCCGCAGTGCGGTGCGCACCCGAGGATCGGCGAAGGGACCGTCCGAGCAGCGCATCGCCACACCGAGCATGGTGTCGTTCGCGCGCCGCACCACCTTCAGGTCGCCGCGCCCCTCGGCGGTCCGGCCCGCGATGGCACCGACATTGGACGCGAGGTCGATCTGGCCGCCGAGCACCGCGTTGCCCAGCGCCGTCACGCTCTCGAACATGCTGACCTCGATAGCGTCGAGCAGCGGCGCGGGGCCGTGCCAGCGCTCGTTGCGCACCAGCCTGGCATTGCCGTTGTCGTAGGACTCGAGCCGGAACGGCCCGGTACCAATGCCTTTGGTGAAGTCGGTGGTGTCCTTTTTGACCGTGAAGGTCATCAACCGGACCAGCAGCGGCAACTGAGTGTTCGGCTCGGGTACGGCCAGCACCACCCGATTCGGGCCGTCGGACACGATATCGGCCACGTCGGCAGGCATTTTCGAGGCGCCGCCGACTGTGCGCAGCCGTTGCAGCGACCACACCACGTCCTCGGCGGTGACCGGTGTGCCGTCGTGGAAGGTGGCGCCGTCGGCCAGGGTGAACGTCCAGCGACGGCGCTGCGCGTCCGGCTCCCACGCGGTGGCCAACCGCGGCAACACATTCGGATCGCCGCCGGGAACGGTCAGCGCGTCGTACACCAGGGAGGTGATGAGGAAATCGCTGTCGTTGCTGAGGTTGGCGTGCGGGTCGCGTTCGATCCGCGCCGCGGTACCGAGGGCGCCGACCCGCAGGGTGCCGCCACGCTGCGCCGATCCGGTGCCGTCGCGATCGTCGGAGCACGCGGCGACGAAGAGTACCGCGCCTACGCCGAGCCCGGACCTGATCAGCTGCCTACGGTTCAATCCCATTGCGCTGCCTTCTTCCTCGTGATCCCCGCGCCCTAGCACAAAATGCGGACACGGGCGAGGACAGGCTAGCCTAAACCTTGCCACCCCTCATCGATACCCGGCCGCAGTGGCAGTGAATCGGCCGATCGATCCCCAGTTCCGAACCAGCAACCGAAGTTCACCCCGGCGGCCATAGACTTCTGCTATCTTTCGACAACTCGCTTAGGTAAGCCTTGCTTAACGGAGTGCGAGCGGCTAGCTTCGCAGGGCGACGTCAATTCTGCTCTTTTCAACGATGCGAAGAAGGGATTCCCTCGGTGAAAGGCGTTCTCTCCGAACGTAAAACGCTTCACCCGCAGGATATCGAACGCCGCGAGTTCCCCGCCGCCGCCGGACGCGCGGTGCGTGAGCTTGCGCGAGAGATATCTACCACACTCGACGCGACACTCCCCAACCCTGCCGAGACGGCGCGAACGCTGACCGATCCGGTGCTCATCGCGCAGATCGACGCACGAGTCGGCGCGTTGCCCGCCGAGGTCCGACAGGTCATGCGCCCACCCGCGACCGCGGCGGGCGCGACCATCGTGAGCAAGCTGCCGCTGACCGACGACGAACTCGGCCCCACCCCGCCCAGCTGGCGCGAGGCCGCGCAGTGGAGCGGCTCGCCCGCGCGCCGCGCGCGTTCGTTCGAACTCGATCTCGTCATGCTGTTGCTGGCCCGCGCGGCGGGCGAGCCGTTCGGCTGGCAAGGTCAGCAGGGCGGTCGACTGGTCAACAACATCCTGCCCTCCCCCGGCCACGAGCACGAGCAGTCGGGCGCGAGCAGCAAGACCCTGCTCAGCCCGCACTCCGAGGATGCCTTCCATCCCGCGCGGGCCAACCTGCTGATGCTCGGCTGCCTGCGCAATCCGGACCTGGTCGGCACCACGGTGTCCTCGGTGCGCCGGGTCGAGCTGAACGCCGAGCAGCGGCGCGTGCTCAGCACGCCGGTGCTGCCGATCCTGCCGGATGTCTCCTACGGCACCGGGCACGAACGGTATTCGGCGCCGCCGCTGCCGACGCTGTGGAGTTCGGCGGGTCCGGACGAGACCACGCTGCGCTACGACCCTGCCTACACCCCGCTCGACGACGCCGACGCGACGTTCCGCGCGGCCTACGCCAGGCTCACCGCGGAACTGGAACGGGTCTGCGTCACCGCCGCGCTCTGCCCGGGTGAGCTGCTGCTGGTCGACAACGACGTCGCGGTGCACGGCCGAGTGCCGTTCACCGCGCGCTACGACGGCACCGACCGGTGGCTCAAGCGGGTGAACGTCCGCCTGCCGGAACGACCGCGCCGGGCCGAAGAGACCGACGAGAATGGTTACGGGCAACGGATCGTCGCCCCGTTCCGAGCAGCAGGCAGTTCCGCGTTCGTGTCCGGTGGCCGCGGACCGTCCCGAACGGACGGAAGCCGGGCGGACCGCCCGGCGGGCACAGAGCGGGATGAAGCACATGATCGAGGATCCGTTGAACACACGTGACCGCAGCACGCCCTTACGGGTGCTGAGCCGCAGCGACCTGGCCGGCGTGCCGATCACGCCCGGCGAGGTGGTGCGCGCGGTGGAGGACGCGTATCTCGCGTTCGCCGCGGGAGATTCGGACAATCCACGCAAGCTGAGCGTGGCGAACCCCGACGGCTGGTCGGTGTCCTACGCGATGCTCGGGCGCGACGGACGCCGCCGGGTGGTCGCGATGAAGACGTCGTACAAGTTCGATCCTGGACACGACCGCAGCACCAAGCGCTACTACACCACCATCACGCTCTACGACGACAGCACCGGCGCGCCGATCGCGCTGATGGACTGCGCCAGGGTCGGCGCGCTGCGCACCCCGGCGGTCTCGGCGCTGCTGGTGCGCGAGACCGTGCGCCGCGGCGCGGAGAGCGTATTGCTGATCGGCACCGGAACCCAGGGGCGCAACGCCCTGCCGCACCTGCTCGCCGCGAACCCGCAGCTGCGCAAGCTGATGCTCTACGGAACGCATCCGGAAGGCCTCGACGCGGTGCGTCGGCACCTCGCCGAGTACTACCCGCACGCCCTGCTGGAAACGGTCGAGGACCCGCAGGCCGCCGCGGCCACCGCCGACGTCGTGCTGGCCACCGCGGGCCCCGGCACCGAGGTCGCGCTCGAATCCGCCGACCTCGCACCGGGTTCGACGGTGGTCCTGGTCGGCTACGGGCTGGCGCCCTCGGCCCTGGTCGACGCCGATCGGGTGGTCGCCACCAGCGCCGAGCAGATGGCACTGACCGGCACCGACATGGCCGGGCCGGACGGCAAGCTGCGCGCGGTGGACGCCGAACTGCCGCAGATCCTCAGCCGCCGCGCGGTCGGACGCCGCACCGACGAGGAGCGCATCTTCGTCTACAACAGCGGCCTCGTGCTCACCGATATCGCGGTCGCGCACGCCCTCGCCGAGCGCGCCATCGAGGAAGGGCGGGGCACGGAGGTTCCGCTGTGGGACTGACGGCCCAGCCGACGCACAGCGCGACGCCGCTGCCAGCGCACGCCGACACTTGGGAGCGGCGAGCGTTCGACGATGCGAACCTGCTCGGCGATATCGCCTTTGCCGTCGGCGGTCCGTTCCACCTCATGTATCCGCCGCGGGTCGCCCGCAATATCGCGAGCTTCTACGCGGCCTTCGCCGAGGCCGGAGTCGACGGTGTCGTCTTCTACGGCAAGAAGGCGAACAAGTCCGCCGCGGTGGTCCGCGCCTGCGCCGAACACGGCGCGGGCGTGGACGTGGCGAGCGTCGGTGAGCTGACCGCCGCACTGGCACAGGGCGTTCGCGGCGACGAGCTGATGGTGACCGGTCCCGCGAAGTCCGACGAGCTGCTCTGGCTGGCCGCCCGGCACGGCGCGCTGATCGCCGTCGACGATCTCGACGAGCTCGAACGACTTGTCGCACTCGGCACTTCGGCACGCCGGGCCCGGATCCTGCTGCGGGTGCTGCCGCCCGCGTCGACCAGCCGCTTCGGCATGACCGATGCCGAGATCACCGCCGCGCTTGCCGTTCTCGACGGCGGCGACTCGGTTCGACTGGAGGGCTTCAGCTTTCACCTGTCCGGCTACGACGCGACCGCGCGGGCGGAGCTGGCGGCGACGACGATCGAGCGCTGTCTGCACGCGCGCACGCTCGGCCATCCCGCCACGACGCTGTCGATCGGCGGCGGATTCGGCGTCGACTACGTGCCCGCTGCGGCATGGTCCGCGTTCACCGACCAGGTCGATCGCTCGTGGTTCCACGCGGGTAAGTCGTTCGACTCGTACTACCCCTATCACTTCCCCGTGCCCGGCGCCGCGATGCTCACCGCGATCCTGGCGCACGACGGGCTCGCACAACGACTGCGCGACAACGCCGTTCGCCTCGCGATCGAACCGGGCCGGGCACTGCTCGCCCAGGCAGGCTGCACCGTCTTTCGAGTGCAGGGCAGCAAGATCCGCTACGCCGACGACGCGCCGTATCGGCTGCTCACCGTCGACGGCACCAGCCTCAGCCTGTCCGAGCAGTGGTTCGACAGCGAATACCTGCCCGACCCGCTGCTGTGGCCGCCTCGGCCCGGCACGCCGACCCCGACCAGCGTCGGCGCCGCCACCTGCCTCGACTCGGACATGCTCAGCTGGCGGCGGATTCCGCTGCCGCGGGCCGCCGACGTCGGCGATCTGCTGATCTACCCGAACACCGCCGGTTACCAAATGGATTCGAACGAGTCCGCCTTCCACGATCTGCCGATACCGCCCAAGATCGTGTTGCACGACGCGACGGGCGATCGGTTCCGCTGGACGCTCGACGGCTGAACCCCACCCACCACCCCGACCCGAACGAGGAGATCTCCCATGCCGCTCGTCACGCGTGTGACGGACCTGATCGGCCGCACGCCGCTGTTCGAACTGGCGGCGACCTCGACCGGCACCCGGCTGCTGCTCAAACTCGAACAGTTCAATCCGACCGGCGCGGCGAAGATCAGGATGGCGCGCGAGATGGTGCTCGATGCCGAGCGTCGCGGGTTGCTGGCCAGTGGCGGGCATATCATCGAGTCGACATCCGGGAATACCGGGCTCGGTCTCGCGGTAGTTGCTGCCGAACGTGGGTATCGCTTCACCGCGGTGGTCGATCATCACGCATGTAAGGACAAGCTGCGCGCTATGCGAGCAATGGGTGCGGAACTGGTATATGTCGCCGACGACGGCGACGACAATCTGGCCACTTCGGCGCGAGAGGACCTCGCCGAGGCGATGGCGGCCGAGCGGCCGGACGCGTACTTCACCGAGCAGCACAACAACGATGCCAACGCGGTCGGCTACTACGCGGTCGCCGAGGAGTTGCTGGAGGACGTGGAGCGGGTCGACATCCTGCTGTCCTCGGTGGGCACCGGCGGGTCGCTGTTCGGCACGGCGACGCGGCTGCGCCAACTCGGCAGGCCCGCCCGCGTGATCGGCGTCGAGCCGGTCGGCTCGATCGCCTTCGGCGGCGAGGGCGGCCCGTACTGGCAGTCCGGCACCGGAACCCCGCCCGGTGCCACCATCGGTACCGCCGTGGACTATTCGCAGTTGGACGAGGGCGTCAAGGTCACCGACGTGGCGGCCTTCGCGACCGCCCGCGCCGTCGCGGCCGAGCTGGGCCTGATGATCGGCGGCTCGGCGGGCGGCTCGGTGCACGCCGCGCTCACGCGCCTCGAGGAGTTCCCCGCGGGCTCGACCGTGGTCACCATCGTGTGCGACGGCGGCGAGAAGTACCTGGACACCGTGTTCGACGACGGCTGGATGGCCGAGCGCGAGCTGCTCGACCCCGCCGCCGAGGCACAGGTGCGCGAACTGCTGCACCGCTACACCCCCGCCGCCCGGCGCACCGAACTGGTCGAGGCGCGATGAACCGGCCGCCCGAGCATCGAACCCAGGCCGACGGCCGCACGTGCGCAGCGGAGGCGGTGCGGTGATAGCACTGTCGGGCTACCGGGCCGACAGCCGTCGGCTCACCGCGCTCGCCACGCCGATCGCGATGACGCAGTTGGCGCAGATCGCGGTGTCCACCACCAATATCGCGCTGATGGGCACGCTCGGCGTGCAGGCCGTCGCCGCGGGCGGGCTGGCGTTCGCGCTGTTCAACCAGATCCGCACCATGTGCGTCGGGCTGATCACCGCCAGCGGCAACCAGATCGCGACCGCGGTCAGCGCGGCGGGCAAGCGTGGCGAATCACCGGATGACGAGATCAAGGACGTGCTGCGATCGAGCTTCCTGATCGCCACCGTCGCTGGCATCGTCGGCGGCGCGGTGCTGATCGGGCTCGGCTGGGCGCTGCAGTGGCTCGGGCAGGACGCGGGCGTGCTCGCCGACGCCCGGCCGCTGATGGTGGCGCTGGCGCCGGGTCTGTTGCCGTGTCTGTGGTTCCAGGTGCTGCGGCAATACACCGTCGGCATGCAGCGCCCGCAGGCGCTGCTGCTGGTGACCCTCGGGTCGGTGGTGTTGAACCTGATCCTCGC
This genomic interval carries:
- a CDS encoding lytic murein transglycosylase, with amino-acid sequence MDGVLLKKTGAVVAAMVTLVLAGCGIDRDLPPIPEGIPPGPGTPLPVIDLDGPGRTALQLRGWAEDQADRMSIPPVALEAYGYAAAVLARSKPECGIAWTTLAGIASVESKHGTYRGSHIDADGVVRPPIIGIPLDGKPGVALVKDTDGGKMDGDPEFDRAIGPLQFIPETWQRWGVDANGDGVADPQNIDDAALTAARYLCVSGGDLTSEHGWQQALLTYNQSTSYLHTVRDRAAAYSVGRRV
- a CDS encoding alanine racemase — protein: MGLTAQPTHSATPLPAHADTWERRAFDDANLLGDIAFAVGGPFHLMYPPRVARNIASFYAAFAEAGVDGVVFYGKKANKSAAVVRACAEHGAGVDVASVGELTAALAQGVRGDELMVTGPAKSDELLWLAARHGALIAVDDLDELERLVALGTSARRARILLRVLPPASTSRFGMTDAEITAALAVLDGGDSVRLEGFSFHLSGYDATARAELAATTIERCLHARTLGHPATTLSIGGGFGVDYVPAAAWSAFTDQVDRSWFHAGKSFDSYYPYHFPVPGAAMLTAILAHDGLAQRLRDNAVRLAIEPGRALLAQAGCTVFRVQGSKIRYADDAPYRLLTVDGTSLSLSEQWFDSEYLPDPLLWPPRPGTPTPTSVGAATCLDSDMLSWRRIPLPRAADVGDLLIYPNTAGYQMDSNESAFHDLPIPPKIVLHDATGDRFRWTLDG
- a CDS encoding ornithine cyclodeaminase family protein, whose product is MIEDPLNTRDRSTPLRVLSRSDLAGVPITPGEVVRAVEDAYLAFAAGDSDNPRKLSVANPDGWSVSYAMLGRDGRRRVVAMKTSYKFDPGHDRSTKRYYTTITLYDDSTGAPIALMDCARVGALRTPAVSALLVRETVRRGAESVLLIGTGTQGRNALPHLLAANPQLRKLMLYGTHPEGLDAVRRHLAEYYPHALLETVEDPQAAAATADVVLATAGPGTEVALESADLAPGSTVVLVGYGLAPSALVDADRVVATSAEQMALTGTDMAGPDGKLRAVDAELPQILSRRAVGRRTDEERIFVYNSGLVLTDIAVAHALAERAIEEGRGTEVPLWD
- a CDS encoding ABC transporter permease → MAFASLFARLFARRVVLLIALLATVFVVVDLLPGNTARAVLGREATPERIAAKEHELGLDRPLPQRFWDWIAGVATGDFGHTARGRSINELLADKFPPTLLLGGLALAVTVVVSLLLGAWWAVRQEAARNPLRSRAAGSKHGPGVSRRGAALLRRAGARSLQPATTIAAAIPEFVLATLLILLFALALGWLPAVTVTGRSGFPVRADMLVLPVLALAIPQIGWNTRVVRAALVDAARAPHVESAVLDGIGTRAVLLRHVLPFALPTIVASFATTVGMVLGGALVVETIFNYPGLGAVLAGSVADRDVSVVAAVVALSGVVIMCVLAVADAIRAWSLRGSR
- a CDS encoding ABC transporter ATP-binding protein, whose protein sequence is MNVEARHGNAVVVSAEPTAVRRPPVVVDALAVRGSNGQELFGPLDFRIAAGTVTALTGPSGAGKTTLMRALLGDLPRGATRSGSVVVADHDVFALDNAALQRFRRTHVAYVGQDPGSALNPLMRVHALLREVAAHATRDTLVQTLELVGLSAAHLRRRPAELSGGQQRRIALARALIRRTGVLVLDEPLAGLHGALRTDIARLLTEVATTHRTAILLSGHDTATIHAIADQSIELGTFTVAPLLPARTTVGQAADDLADGDLANASAVTDLEDAFARRALGGGDAAAADTEAEPPGRSAEQRAGGAAEQIGYAGPKQAPVDVISDGPEHVVAEDHSPGAGALVEVRAGALPEHEQPEGTPLLLRGNGIAASIAGREVLAGIEVELAAGSALAVVGASGAGKTTLARVIAGLHRSATGTLELRGAALPLAQGARKSLGSKGIQLVTQNPRSALNPRRTVAQTLGRPLRRIGGVPRRQVAQHVTVLLAAVELAPELASRYPHQLSGGQRQRVAVARALAAEPAVLICDEVTSALDHATAASLMALLDRLRAERAMGLLVISHDMALVAAHCPRLVVLDHGRIVESGATDIVLAAPDHPATRDLLR
- a CDS encoding ABC transporter substrate-binding protein; this translates as MGLNRRQLIRSGLGVGAVLFVAACSDDRDGTGSAQRGGTLRVGALGTAARIERDPHANLSNDSDFLITSLVYDALTVPGGDPNVLPRLATAWEPDAQRRRWTFTLADGATFHDGTPVTAEDVVWSLQRLRTVGGASKMPADVADIVSDGPNRVVLAVPEPNTQLPLLVRLMTFTVKKDTTDFTKGIGTGPFRLESYDNGNARLVRNERWHGPAPLLDAIEVSMFESVTALGNAVLGGQIDLASNVGAIAGRTAEGRGDLKVVRRANDTMLGVAMRCSDGPFADPRVRTALRLGVDRDALVSQVHSGYGTVANDILGTADPVYDRSIAQRGRDLERAKTLLREAAFDTGRTYPLVTKAEAPGEVESAKVIATQLAEIGVRLDVVTQESNAFYDQTWLKAPLYTVSWGTNDSALFFAKQLMSSGSNRNETDFKDAAFDAATAKALSAPSDSEYTQACRELQQIEHDRGGYLVWGMADGIDIAAARVNGLPTLGGFARVQLERAWLAG
- a CDS encoding ABC transporter permease, translated to MKRTIAANISGDRAAEPVATRPRRVNLPRLLAVLPAVLVSVLAVLGPSFAPHAAQAPVGIPFGDPSADAWLGTDRIGRDVLSQLLYGGWGLLLLATVIAVAVTGLSCVLGTVAALRPRIGTLIERATDFVMLLPAVLGILLVLTSWPDAGAYGLLVVALLFGTPYCARVFAAAAAGVAASGYVEAARASGETLWHLVFREVVPNLREVLAAQLGLRFVEAVYLVSTASFLQLPTTLGASNWSVMVRENAGGMLLNPWSVLAPSLAIAIVAVSVNLAVSAFGKGQDA
- a CDS encoding TauD/TfdA family dioxygenase; protein product: MKGVLSERKTLHPQDIERREFPAAAGRAVRELAREISTTLDATLPNPAETARTLTDPVLIAQIDARVGALPAEVRQVMRPPATAAGATIVSKLPLTDDELGPTPPSWREAAQWSGSPARRARSFELDLVMLLLARAAGEPFGWQGQQGGRLVNNILPSPGHEHEQSGASSKTLLSPHSEDAFHPARANLLMLGCLRNPDLVGTTVSSVRRVELNAEQRRVLSTPVLPILPDVSYGTGHERYSAPPLPTLWSSAGPDETTLRYDPAYTPLDDADATFRAAYARLTAELERVCVTAALCPGELLLVDNDVAVHGRVPFTARYDGTDRWLKRVNVRLPERPRRAEETDENGYGQRIVAPFRAAGSSAFVSGGRGPSRTDGSRADRPAGTERDEAHDRGSVEHT